GCGTTCATGCATCCGGCTGATGAGCCTCCATCCACTTTATCCATACCTCGCGCATCACTCCACGCGGCAAGGCCATTCATCCTTTAGAGGTACACAACGAATACCTCCTTCGTGCGCTTATCGCTCCCGAGCTGCGGCAGTAGGGTGGGGCCTTCTGTCACTCACCGGGGAAGACGCATGACAAAAACAACAATGCGCGCCATCTTCACACCGCAGGCGCTGGCCGCTGCGGTTGCCTTGGGTTGCTGTGCCCAGGCGCAGGCGGTTTCATTCAACATTGGCGAAATCGAGGGGACATTCGACTCCTCGCTGTCCGTCGGCGCGAGTTGGGGCATGCGTGATGCCGACAGGTCGCTGGTGGGCACCGTCAACGGCGGTACCGGCCAGGCGTCCACCGGTGACGACGGGCGGCTGAACTTCAAGAAGGGCGAAACCTTCTCGAAGATCTTCAAGGGTATTCACGACCTGGAGCTGAAGTACGGTGACACCGGGGTGTTCGTCCGTGGCAAGTATTGGTACGACTTCGAATTGAAGGACGAAGACCGCGAGTTCAAACCGATCAGCGACCACAATCGCAAGGAGGGCTCCAAGTCTTCCGGTGCGCAGATCCTCGATGCGTTCGTCTATCACAACTACTCCATCGCCGATTTGCCGGGCACTGTGCGCGCCGGCAAACAGGTGGTCAGTTGGGGCGAAAGTACCTTCATCGGCAACTCGATCAACAGCATCAACCCGGTCGACGTTTCAGCGTTCCGCCGTCCTGGTGCGGAGATCAAGGAAGGCCTGATTCCGGTGAACATGCTGTTCGCTTCTCAGGGGCTGACCGACAAAATGACGGTGGAAGGTTTCTATCAACTGGAGTGGGACCAGACCGTTCTCGACAACTGCGGCACCTTCTTCGGCGGGGACGTGGCGGCAGACGGCTGCACCACAGGCTATACAGTCGCCAGCCCGGCGATTGCGCCGTTGCAACCGATCGCTGCCGCTTTTGGCCAAGGGTTCCAGGTCGGCAGGGAAGGCGTGATCGTACCTCGTGGCGGCGACCGCGATGCCCGCGACTCCGGGCAATGGGGCACCGCGTTGCGCTGGCTGGGCGACGACACCGAGTACGGCCTGTACTTCATGAACTACCACAGCCGCACGCCGAACGTCGGCACCACCACCGCCGGGCTGGGAACGCTTGCACGGATTCCGGCCATCGTCGGTACCGCCAACGCCATTGCCCCCGGCACCGGTTCGGCGCTGGCCCAGAGTGTGATGCTCGGTCGTGGCCAGTATTACCTCGAATATCCGGAAGACATCCGTCTCTACGGCGCGAGCTTCTCTACCACCTTGCCCACCGGCACCGCATGGACCGGCGAGATCAGCTATCGCCCCAACTTGCCGGTGCAGGTCAACAGCACCGATCTGACACTGGCCATGCTCAACCCGATTGCCGGCGGCGCGGCCTCGCCGATCGCCACGACGCCCGGCGCGGACAACAAAGGCTATCGCCGCAAGGAAGTGACGCAGATCCAGAGCACCCTGACGCACTTCATCGATCAGGTCGCGGGGGCGGACCGTCTGACGTTGGTGGGTGAAGCGGCCGTTGTTCACGTCGGCGGGCTGGAGGACAAAAGCAAGCTGCGTTATGGCCGCGATTCGGTCTACGGACAGTACGGTTTCCGTGGCGATACCGACGGTTTCGTCACCTCGACGTCCTGGGGCTACCGCGCCCGCGCAATCCTTGATTACAACAACGTCATCGCCGGGATCAATTTCAAACCCAACCTGTCGTGGTCCCACGATGTCGCCGGTTACGGCCCCAACGGTCTATTCAATGAAGGCGCCAAGGCGATCAGCGTCGGCGTCGATGCGGACTATCGCAACACCTATACCGCGAGCTTGAGTTACACCGACTTCTTCGGCGGTGACTACAACACTCTGGAAGATCGCGACTTCCTGGCGCTGAGCTTTGGCGTGAACTTCTGATCTGGCTGAGAAGGATGATTTCAATGCGCAAAATGATTCTGCAATGCAGCGTTCTGGCTCTGAGCCTGTTGGCCGTCGATGTAATGGCCGCAGTGTCGCCGGAAGAAGCCAACAAACTCGGCACCAGCCTGACGCCACTGGGCGGTGAAAAGGCTGGCAATGCCGACGGTTCGATTCCGGCCTGGACCGGCGGCCTGCCGAAAAACGCCGGTGCGGTGGACAGCAAAGGTTTCCTCGCCGACCCGTTCGCCAATGAAAAGCCGCTGTTCACCATCACCGCAGCAACCGTCGACAAGTACAAAGACAAACTCTCCGACGGTCAGATTGCGATGTTCAAGCGCTACCCGGAGACCTACAAGATCCCGGTCTACCCGACCCATCGTACGGTGGCCTTGCCAGCGGACATCTACGAGTCGGCCAAGCGCAGCGCGCTGAACGTGACGCCGATCAACGACGGCAATGGCCTGGCCAATTTCACCGGCAATCGCTACTACGCGTTTCCGATTCCGAAGAACGGCGTCGAGGTCATCTGGAACCATGTCACCCGTTATCACGGTGGCAATTTGCGTCGCACCATCACCCAGGCCACGCCGCAATCCAATGGCGACTTCACGGTGATCCGTTT
This DNA window, taken from Pseudomonas fluorescens NCIMB 11764, encodes the following:
- a CDS encoding DUF1302 domain-containing protein — its product is MTKTTMRAIFTPQALAAAVALGCCAQAQAVSFNIGEIEGTFDSSLSVGASWGMRDADRSLVGTVNGGTGQASTGDDGRLNFKKGETFSKIFKGIHDLELKYGDTGVFVRGKYWYDFELKDEDREFKPISDHNRKEGSKSSGAQILDAFVYHNYSIADLPGTVRAGKQVVSWGESTFIGNSINSINPVDVSAFRRPGAEIKEGLIPVNMLFASQGLTDKMTVEGFYQLEWDQTVLDNCGTFFGGDVAADGCTTGYTVASPAIAPLQPIAAAFGQGFQVGREGVIVPRGGDRDARDSGQWGTALRWLGDDTEYGLYFMNYHSRTPNVGTTTAGLGTLARIPAIVGTANAIAPGTGSALAQSVMLGRGQYYLEYPEDIRLYGASFSTTLPTGTAWTGEISYRPNLPVQVNSTDLTLAMLNPIAGGAASPIATTPGADNKGYRRKEVTQIQSTLTHFIDQVAGADRLTLVGEAAVVHVGGLEDKSKLRYGRDSVYGQYGFRGDTDGFVTSTSWGYRARAILDYNNVIAGINFKPNLSWSHDVAGYGPNGLFNEGAKAISVGVDADYRNTYTASLSYTDFFGGDYNTLEDRDFLALSFGVNF